The Bacillus sp. B-jedd sequence GCACTCATTTTAGCGCTTGGGCTGGCGCGGCCGTTGTAAAGGAAGCCACGCTTCTCTCGCTACCGGCCGCCCCTCGCCCTTTATTTTGCCTAAATCCTACCACGTCTTGAATGGCGGGGATCCTGGAGGTGCGTTAAAGATAAATTCAGTGAGCGGTATGACATAGGCCATGCCGACGACGACGAGCATAAGGACAATCCAGACGCCCCAGCGCTCAGTCCAGTAAGGTGTTTTCGATGCATTTTCTTCCTCTTCAGCAATTGGGAACTCAGTCTCCCCTTTTGGCGCGAAGAACATCATATTGATAACCGCGTAAACCTGGAGCAGGACGCCGATAATCAGGAGCGTGCCACCGATTGCAAGCAGTGCAAGATAAGGATTCCAGCCAAGTGCTGTCGCATGGTCGCCGTAAGTGCTGAACGACGTCCGCCTTGGTGAGCCCATCAATCCAAGGTAGTGCATAGAGAAAGCCATTAGTCCCATGCCAATCGTCCAAACAGCTGTCTGGATCAAGCCTAGTTTATTCATCATTGGTGTCAGCACTCGGCCGCTCAGATATGGAACAAGCCAGTAACTGATGCCGAAGAATGTCATCGCTACGGTCATGCCGAGCGTCAGGTGGAAGTGACCGACAACCCACATCGTGTTATGGACAACCTGATTCAATTGGTTTGTGCTCTGGACAATCCCGCCTGCGCCGGCCGGAATGAACGCGACCATTGCAATGAACGGAGCGAGGAAGCGGACGTCGCCCCAAGGCATTTTTTTGTACCAGCCAAGAATGCCTTTGCCACCATTCCTTCTGGATGTCTTTTCAAAAACCGCGAACAATGCGTAAGCTGTCATGAGGGAAGGGAATCCGATCGCAAGGCTCATGAACACGTGCATGAATTTAACAGATTCAGAGATGCCAGGGTCAACGATTTGGTGGTGGAAACCACCAGTAATATTCATGACGACAAGGGCAATGATGACAACCCGTGTAAGCGTATCGCTCCAGCGCCTGCCGCCCATCAATTTTGGAATGACGACATACCAGGCAGAAACGGCAGTCAGGTACCAGATGTTAACGAGTGTATGGCCGAATGCCCAGAACAGCGTGCGGGACAGCATGACGTTAATCGTTGCAACCCATCCGAACGCCCATGGGATGATCATGAATACTTCGATTGCAACCGGAATCGAGCTGAAGAACAAGAGAACGAAAACGCCAACTCCGAAGTAAGTCAAAATTGGTACGTGTTGGCCTTTATTTTGCTTCCTCCACGTTGCTACCTGGTAGAAGCAGCCGAATGCGCACATCCAGACGCCGAGGACAATGAAGACGAGACCGATATAAAACCAAGGTGATGCAGCCATTGGCGGATAAAAGGTGAACATGACCGAAGCCTGATTCAGAAGAATTGGGATAACCGCCATGACAAAACCGAATATTTTCAATCCGAAACCGATCCACGCCATTTTTCTTACCTTTGGCAGCAATCCGCCAAGGTTATGGGACATCGCGGCGTAAAAGTAGCCGATTGTGAAAAATGCTGTGAGGACAAGTATCAATAAAATACCGTGTGCTGTGAGAACCTGATAGTAGTTGAACCATGTCGGCAGTTCTAGAATGCCCGCGCGGTTCAGCCCCTGCAGCAATCCTAAAAACCCTCCGACAAGCAATGCCATAAAAGCAACAAAGATATATGTTTTCGATAAAGCCGCATCCTTTGGATTAATGCCCAGCGCCTTCGAGAATTTTTCCTTATACGCATCTGCCAATACAGTAGCCATTTCGCCGCCCCCTTACTTAACCTTAATCGTCGTAGCCATCATCTGGTGGCCCGCGCCGCAATATTCATTACAAAGAACGAGATAGTCGCCCGGTTTATCGAAAGTCTGGGTAATCCTTTGGATATGCCCCGGAACAACCATCGCGTTAATATTCGTTTCCGCGACTTCAAACCCATGGACAACATCCTTTGATGTCAAAATGAACGTCACCTTCGCTCCGGCAGGAATTTCGATTTCGTTTGGAGTGAAGCTGAAAATCTGAAGTGTCATCACGACTTCATACTCATTGTCACCGACCTGCTTCACGCCAGGATTATTAAAAGGAGCAATTTCATCCACCCGCTGCGGATCGATTGTTTCTTTTGCGCTCGGCGGCCCCATTTCCAGTGCGAACGTCTGGTAACCTGTAAAAATCATAAAACCCATAATCATTCCGAAACTCAATGCCAGCCATATCTTCTCTGAACGATGCATGTGCATTCCCTCCTAAAACCTGGCCATGAACAGGCCGAATAGTACGAAATAAGTGATTAAAATGACTCCGCCAACGACGCCAAGGGAGATAAAAGTTCCCATCATTGATGATTCCTTCTGCTTGCCCGCCTTCTTCACACTGCTAACTTTAGATGCTGCCACCTGAAACCAGCCCCTTTACTTTTCTTACTTACATCATAGTTGCGAATGATTATCATCGGAGTGAACTGAATCACACCCAGAAAAAAGAATCCGAGGCGTTTTATGAAACGCTGATGAGAAATTTGTAAATGTTTGAATGCTTTTCCGACGGCTAAACTCAGTGGGGCCAGTATTTAAGCGGTTTTTATGTTGTTTAAGTGGTTATTCGAATTGCGCGGATTATGTGGATTGGTGAAGAAATCCGAAGTTTGACAAAATGGTGAACTTTTACAGTAATGGAGAAGGCTAGTTGAGAATGGAAGGTTTGCTGAGGATGGAATTAAAAGAGCCGCCCAGCGCTTTGCATGTTGGTATGCAAGCGAGGAGCGGCCTATATTAATTTGGAGGAGCAATTTTGGCGACCGTAAACGCATTTCTGTGCTGTTTCGGACGACAAGAATCCGTGTTAGCGACCGTGGCGGAATTTTTCAGTTTATAGGGGCGACAATATCCAATACTGGCGACCGTAGCCCGTCTTTTGGAAGGACCCAGGTCGCCAATATAAGTTAATACTGCCTTTTATTGAAACGCCGGCAGCGTGACAATGATTGGCAGCAGAAAAATAAGCGTAATATAATTAACGGAATAAAGAAACATCATCCGCGCCCATTTTTGGTTATCTTTTGCAAAAAATCCCTGAATCGACACCGCGAGGAAGCCGATATTGATAATCATTGCCAGCACAACGAAAACCGTTCCCAATGATAGTAAATATAAAGGAAGCGGAAGCAAGCATAGAATATAAATGAACATTTGCCGTTTCGTAGCGGGCATTCCGTACACAACCGGCAACATGGCTACACTGGCCGCCTTGTATTCATCATGTTTCCGGATGGCGATGGCGAAGGTGTGCGGCATCTGCCAAAGGAAGAGAATCAGGAAAAAGATAAGCGGCACCAGCTGGAAACCGGAATCGATGGCGGTCCAGCCTATCATTGGCGATACTGCACCGGAGATGCTGCCGATAACCGTATTCAGCGTGTAGCGCCGCTTCGACCACATTGTATAAGGAACAACGTATGTAAACCAGCCAATGAAGCCGTATATCGCCGCTTCAAAAGTCGTAAAAAGCAAAAGCCCTTGGCCGATGATCGACAAAACGATGCCGGTAACCAACACGGATCGTAACGAAAAATGCCCCGTCACCGTCGGACGGTTCTTCGTCCTCTCCATGACTGTATCGATATCAACATCATACCAATTGTTAATCACGAGCGCCCCGCCCATCAGGAGGATGCTCCCGGCCATCGTCAGCCAAAACAGCCCAAGATAATCAGCGAACGCATAGCCGCTAAAAAAAAGCGCCAGCCAAAACCCTGTAAACACCGGCAGCACATTCGCCACCAGCACAGCACCCTTAAACAGCGACTTTACATCCGCCAAAAATACCGCCAAATCAAGTTTCTTATTCCTCATCCCTACCGAACTCCTATAAACAAAATAGTTTTGTCCCCATTCTACCATACAATGATGCAAGGAAAGGTTCCAGTGCCTTGCTCTCATACCGGCAATAATGCCTATACTATTCCTGCTCCATAGCGGATTTATTCAATATGACAATCTTTCTAATGAAATGGTATTGGATTCCCACCCGAAAGTGGTTTTATTCCTTCCGACACTCGATGATGAAAACAAGTTGGCTTCCCTCCTGGAAAGCTATCAAAACACAGTGCCAGCATCTGGAGTACTTTTGCCAGCAGGCACTTGCCTATAAAAGACTTTAGGACCAATTCCCCTTCAATCATCCGACAAAATTGGGTGAGCCTGGAATTCACGCGGAATTTTCTGTCATTAATTGAAGAACGGAAATTCTTGTGCTGACCCAATTTTCAGAATATTATTTTCTTGTACCAAAAAAACTTTGGGGGGATAGTATTTGAAAAATTTATGGAAAACCAGTCTATCAGCTGTAATGCTTGCAGGAGCTGTTTTTGCAAGTCCGGCAGCCGCTTATGTTCCAAATGGGACAGGCCTGAATAATGCGGGAGCAGCAACATCGGCATCGAAAAGTTCTCTGGATTTAGCCATCGTGAACGATGAGAAATTAATAGAATCATTCGTTAAGAGAGGTCTGCTTTCCAAGAATGCTTCGGAATTAGAAAAGCAAAAATTCCTCAAAAACTATCTCACAATAAAAGGGCAGTCGGCTAAAACAAAGCAGACTGACCCGCTCGCAGCAAAAGTAAAAGCCGGCGAGGCAAAAAAACAGAAGAAGTTTAAGGGCTTTAACAATGGTTTGTTAAATGGAAAAGGAGAAAAGAACGGGCATCTCAAGGGCAATCCGGATCCTGTTTCAGAGTCTCCCAACAACAAGCCTGTGCGCAAGGACAAAGTGCTTGTGTTGACCGTTGAATATGCTGATTTTGAACATAATAAAATCAAGCCTGAGGAAACGGATAACTATTATAAGGATTATCCTCTATCACACTATGAAGATATGATTTTTGGCAGCGATGGAGTTAAAGGGCCAAACGGTGAAAATCTCGTCTCCATGAAGCAGTTTTATGAGCAGCAGTCCGGCGGTACTTATACAGTTGACGGGAAAGCCTATGGCTGGCTGAAAGTGCCGGGAACAGCGGCGTTTTACGGAGCAGATGCGAATACAGGGCACGACAATGTCAGTCCTGGCGGATCTAGATTACTAGTTAGGGATACGTATCTTGCCGCAAAAGCTGCCGGCATTCCGCTGCAGGATTATGATCTTGAAGATCCACATGACCTGGACGGGGACGGCAATCTACTTGAACCGGATGGCCTGGTCGACCACTTGATGATCATTCATGCGGGGATGGGCCAGGAAGCTGGCGGCGGCTCACTTGGCGACAATGCCATCTGGTCACACCGTTCCGCTGTATTCTATGATCCGGATGGTTTGGGCAATGGATTGCCTGGATTCTATGATTATACGATGATGCCGGAAGATGGCGCGACCGGGGTTTTCGCCCACGAATACGGCCATGACCTTGGGCTTCCGGATGAATATGACACCATTTATTCTGGAACAGGGGAAGCTGTTGCCTACTGGTCAATCATGGCTAGCGGTTCCTGGGCAGGGAAGATTCCAGGGGCTGAGCCGACTGGGTTCTCCCCTTTCGCTAAAGAATACTTTCAGTCCTATCTCGGAGGGAATTGGTCCGATGATTTGACTACAATTGATTTTAAGGATGTAACAACTAAGGGGACACAATTTCTGCTTGACCAATCCAATTCACCAAACGGCAAAAACACGAACATGGTCAAAGTAAATCTACCGCAAAAAGGGATGAAGATTAACGAGCCTGCTACAGGCAGCTATGAATATTGGGGCGGCCAGAAAGATGAAAGCGACACAAACATGGTAACTGATGTGGATTTGACAGGAAAAACATCTGCAACTCTTACATTTGATGCTTGGTATGACATTGAAGAACAATGGGATTTTGCCTTCGTCCAAGTTTCCACTGACGGCGGCACTACCTGGAAGTCTCTCGGGAATGAACATACCCGCTCAGACGTCACGTCGCAAGGATATCCAACTATCCTGAACTCCATGCCTGGCTTCACCGGCAACTCAAAAGGATGGCAGGCACAAAGCTTCGATCTTTCTGACTATAAGGGCCAAAAGATTAAGCTTCGCCTCCGTTATGCGACAGATTGGGCATCATCCCAGGAAGGATTTTATGCCGATAATATTAAAGTAGTGGCTGATGGCAAAACAATTCTTGAGGACGGTGCTGAGGCAGCTTCTTCCTTTATGTTAAACGGCTTTACAAAATCCGATGGCATTAAATATGGCGATCACTATTACCTGCTCGAATGGCGGAACCACGCCGGCGTTGACAAAGGGCTTGCCAATATCAAGCGCGGTAACTCACTGATGAGCTATGATGGCGGCCTCGTCGTCTGGTACGTGGATCCAACCTACGCAGACAACTGGACTGGAATCCATCCAGGTAAAGGCTTCCTTGGAGTCGTCGACGCCCACCCGGCTACAGACATGAAATGGAATGTATTCGGAAAAGATCCGGTCCAGGCATCAACCCGCTACCACATCGCGGACGCAGCCTTTGGCCTGAATCCAACGTCAGGGCTGAACCTAATCTATCCGACACAAACA is a genomic window containing:
- a CDS encoding cbb3-type cytochrome c oxidase subunit I: MATVLADAYKEKFSKALGINPKDAALSKTYIFVAFMALLVGGFLGLLQGLNRAGILELPTWFNYYQVLTAHGILLILVLTAFFTIGYFYAAMSHNLGGLLPKVRKMAWIGFGLKIFGFVMAVIPILLNQASVMFTFYPPMAASPWFYIGLVFIVLGVWMCAFGCFYQVATWRKQNKGQHVPILTYFGVGVFVLLFFSSIPVAIEVFMIIPWAFGWVATINVMLSRTLFWAFGHTLVNIWYLTAVSAWYVVIPKLMGGRRWSDTLTRVVIIALVVMNITGGFHHQIVDPGISESVKFMHVFMSLAIGFPSLMTAYALFAVFEKTSRRNGGKGILGWYKKMPWGDVRFLAPFIAMVAFIPAGAGGIVQSTNQLNQVVHNTMWVVGHFHLTLGMTVAMTFFGISYWLVPYLSGRVLTPMMNKLGLIQTAVWTIGMGLMAFSMHYLGLMGSPRRTSFSTYGDHATALGWNPYLALLAIGGTLLIIGVLLQVYAVINMMFFAPKGETEFPIAEEEENASKTPYWTERWGVWIVLMLVVVGMAYVIPLTEFIFNAPPGSPPFKTW
- a CDS encoding cytochrome c oxidase subunit II, encoding MHMHRSEKIWLALSFGMIMGFMIFTGYQTFALEMGPPSAKETIDPQRVDEIAPFNNPGVKQVGDNEYEVVMTLQIFSFTPNEIEIPAGAKVTFILTSKDVVHGFEVAETNINAMVVPGHIQRITQTFDKPGDYLVLCNEYCGAGHQMMATTIKVK
- the cyoE gene encoding heme o synthase, which gives rise to MRNKKLDLAVFLADVKSLFKGAVLVANVLPVFTGFWLALFFSGYAFADYLGLFWLTMAGSILLMGGALVINNWYDVDIDTVMERTKNRPTVTGHFSLRSVLVTGIVLSIIGQGLLLFTTFEAAIYGFIGWFTYVVPYTMWSKRRYTLNTVIGSISGAVSPMIGWTAIDSGFQLVPLIFFLILFLWQMPHTFAIAIRKHDEYKAASVAMLPVVYGMPATKRQMFIYILCLLPLPLYLLSLGTVFVVLAMIINIGFLAVSIQGFFAKDNQKWARMMFLYSVNYITLIFLLPIIVTLPAFQ
- a CDS encoding immune inhibitor A domain-containing protein, producing the protein MKNLWKTSLSAVMLAGAVFASPAAAYVPNGTGLNNAGAATSASKSSLDLAIVNDEKLIESFVKRGLLSKNASELEKQKFLKNYLTIKGQSAKTKQTDPLAAKVKAGEAKKQKKFKGFNNGLLNGKGEKNGHLKGNPDPVSESPNNKPVRKDKVLVLTVEYADFEHNKIKPEETDNYYKDYPLSHYEDMIFGSDGVKGPNGENLVSMKQFYEQQSGGTYTVDGKAYGWLKVPGTAAFYGADANTGHDNVSPGGSRLLVRDTYLAAKAAGIPLQDYDLEDPHDLDGDGNLLEPDGLVDHLMIIHAGMGQEAGGGSLGDNAIWSHRSAVFYDPDGLGNGLPGFYDYTMMPEDGATGVFAHEYGHDLGLPDEYDTIYSGTGEAVAYWSIMASGSWAGKIPGAEPTGFSPFAKEYFQSYLGGNWSDDLTTIDFKDVTTKGTQFLLDQSNSPNGKNTNMVKVNLPQKGMKINEPATGSYEYWGGQKDESDTNMVTDVDLTGKTSATLTFDAWYDIEEQWDFAFVQVSTDGGTTWKSLGNEHTRSDVTSQGYPTILNSMPGFTGNSKGWQAQSFDLSDYKGQKIKLRLRYATDWASSQEGFYADNIKVVADGKTILEDGAEAASSFMLNGFTKSDGIKYGDHYYLLEWRNHAGVDKGLANIKRGNSLMSYDGGLVVWYVDPTYADNWTGIHPGKGFLGVVDAHPATDMKWNVFGKDPVQASTRYHIADAAFGLNPTSGLNLIYPTQTLNLGSQERETLFNDSNSYLNPFMPDAGRDIGNYGLKIRVNTQATDKSVGGIVIYK